A single window of Prochlorococcus marinus XMU1410 DNA harbors:
- a CDS encoding photosystem I reaction center subunit VIII, producing the protein MPSDLPSLLPSIFVPLIGIAMPAVFIVLIGRLITATE; encoded by the coding sequence ATGCCATCTGATTTACCAAGTCTTTTACCCTCAATTTTTGTTCCATTAATTGGTATAGCAATGCCTGCTGTTTTTATCGTATTGATTGGAAGATTAATTACAGCAACTGAATAA